The Mercurialis annua linkage group LG2, ddMerAnnu1.2, whole genome shotgun sequence genome contains a region encoding:
- the LOC126669776 gene encoding protein LIGHT-DEPENDENT SHORT HYPOCOTYLS 4-like, protein MDSLQEFNSTASTLPLATTATSTVTIAATSSSSSTLSRYENQKRRDWNTFGQYLRNHRPPLSLSRCSGAHVLEFLRYLDQFGKTKVHAQLCPFFGHPNPPAPCPCPLRQAWGSLDALIGRLRAAFEEHGGKPENNPFGARAVRLYLREVRDSQAKARGISYEKKKRKRPPPQHHLMGPPQPSPQTAEASTGSSNHDQ, encoded by the coding sequence ATGGATTCACTTCAAGAATTTAACTCCACAGCATCAACGCTTCCGCTAGCTACCACCGCCACTAGTACCGTCACAATCGCCGCCACCTCCTCCTCATCTTCCACTCTCAGCCGCTACGAGAACCAAAAGCGGCGAGACTGGAACACCTTCGGACAGTACCTTCGAAACCACAGGCCACCGCTCTCACTGTCAAGATGCAGCGGAGCTCATGTTCTTGAGTTCTTGCGTTACTTAGACCAGTTCGGAAAAACTAAAGTTCATGCCCAATTATGCCCTTTCTTCGGCCATCCAAACCCACCAGCTCCATGCCCTTGCCCCCTCCGTCAAGCTTGGGGTAGTCTCGACGCTCTCATCGGAAGACTCCGAGCAGCCTTCGAAGAACATGGTGGCAAACCAGAGAATAACCCGTTTGGAGCTCGTGCTGTTAGGCTTTATCTACGTGAAGTTAGAGATTCACAAGCTAAAGCTAGAGGGATTAGCTatgagaagaagaaaagaaagagacCACCACCGCAGCACCACCTGATGGGGCCACCGCAGCCGTCGCCACAAACAGCGGAAGCATCCACGGGTTCAAGTAATCATGATCAGTAA
- the LOC130015088 gene encoding uncharacterized protein LOC130015088 — protein sequence MADVKMAAGEFSMGRASEADVKMVADEVLFSEKKNFTTPMDNKRNIKPSILLKSPYLAEFSSGNNEYRIENATFVVPKLCPLDNNLGDVLMCDEYLEYHDWIGKGHLRYPKAKE from the exons ATGGCTGATGTGAAAATGGCTGCTGGCGAG ttTTCTATGGGGAGAGCAAGTGAAGCTGATGTGAAAATGGTTGCTGATGAGGTTCTATTTTCTGAGAAGAAGAATTTTACTACTCCTATGGATAACAAACGGAATATCAAGCCGAGTATTTTATTGAAATCTCCATACTTGGCTGAATTCAGTTCTGGAAACAACGAATACCGCATAGAGAATGCTACTTTTGTTGTTCCTAAATTGTGTCCATTGGACAATAATTTAGGAGATGTTTTAATGTGCGATGAATATCTGGAGTATCATGATTGGATTGGTAAAGGACATTTGAGATATCCCAAGGCCAAAGAGTAA
- the LOC126668085 gene encoding uncharacterized protein LOC126668085, which produces MEYGGQSLNTRHMDILFYYLRKKGKYNSSIQMKFTTTDNYFDQTFQSFVRLFKDTGDRDLIYEDHPISQYIRGKRMIANTPWAECEFVLIPFHVSSNNHWGLAVLDFKLRTITIYNFMRSTLSASSTRLIGNNYASYLPLFLSKLDVFKDNPFSDLRSPFYTSQGLEDSFQLIVKYDLPEQQFNDCGVFAFSFAEYIVHGREQELTKEFDVNSHRKRLAFGLYKYEKWKNMFNVVSESESYQDKDQKDGNVKAKRYKIRAGKLKL; this is translated from the exons ATGGAGTATGGTGGACAGTCATTGAATACACGG CACATGGATATCTTATTTTACTATCTGAGGAAGAAAGGAAAATATAACAGTAGCATACAAATGAAGTTCACAACAACTGACAATTATTTCGATCAAACTTTTCAATCTTTTGTGAGGCTTTTCAAGGATACCGGAGACCGAGACCTGATTTATGAAGATCATCCAATTTCTCAGTATATACGTGGCAAACGTATGATTGCGAATACTCCATGGGCTGAGTGTGAATTTGTGCTGATCCCTTTCCATGTGTCTTCAAATAATCATTGGGGCCTTGCAGTACTGGATTTTAAGCTCAGGACGATCACAATCTATAATTTCATGCGTTCAACTTTGAGTGCTTCGTCAACTAGACTGATTGGGAATAATTATGCCTCTTATCTTCCTTTATTTCTTTCCAAGTTAGATGTGTTCAAAGATAATCCCTTTTCTGATTTGCGTTCACCGTTCTATACAAGTCAAGGATTAGAAGATTCTTTTCAGTTGATTGTTAAATATGACCTGCCAGAACAACAGTTCAA TGATTGTGGAGTTTTTGCATTCTCTTTTGCTGAATATATTGTGCATGGGAGAGAGCAAGAGCTTACAAAAGAATTTGATGTGAATTCCCATCGAAAGCGTTTGGCTTTTGGTCTTTATAAGTATGAAAAATGGAAGAATATGTTTAATGTTGTCAGTGAATCAGAGAGTTATCAGGACAAGGACCAAAAGGATGGGAATGTGAAAGCAAAAAGATACAAGATTCGAGCTGGAAAACTGAAACTGTAG
- the LOC126668086 gene encoding uncharacterized protein LOC126668086, with product MESIPVMIQHKGNWIEADQYADFEVIGIMIPQNSTYLDLLHIIAQEIQVNLEKQNIEIKYQVKIQYPPLKISDDSSFRFYLEIKKKEIDFTMYPLCIVVISDTSQIQTILPDASASISTAISESNRDQDTISIHDRYMFDTFDEIGQYTKLLAIDTIDCNDDQNQESVSDPLQDINLTVGKTFKDKATLQACLRLHAINNHYQQKTVKSCQKNIFVKCIDDTCQWYMKASINVHTKQFIIRKQDMNHTCPMETRFSNQKQASASHIAASIKMKYLNVKATYTPVDIRNDMQTLHGVKISYMMAWRSRELAFEMLRGKPCESYKSLPTFLYMLGTRNPGSSIDIQLRDDSTFLYVFTALKASITGWQYCKPVIVVDATFLKATFGGTLLVATAQDAAGKLFPLAFSAVDSENDDSWHYFFTKIKRAFGTREGICIVSDRHLSIESAIKRIYPEATHGVCMFHLLNNLKTNFKRNAKKLKEPFFAAARAYTEVEFDYHMKVLDSLDARVRPFLQQIKYERWSRVHSLKNRYKTMTSNLAESLNAAIFHARELPITALFMHLHDLQQEYSYKHRKIVIDTVTTLSTIHEDILLQNYINSLKLQVKPSSDDIITVLENGKKYTVNMVERTCTCKKFDIDEIPCKHAIAFLADKKIEPYAYCSRYYTNAAMLATYSETVYPLEKEEEWIIPEHIKNMIVKPPQHRTRTGRPKKGRYQSKWGNPKNDPNQGQCGKCGHAGHNRKTCRNKPKDT from the exons ATGGAATCTATTCCAGTGATGATACAACACAAAGGCAATTGGATTGAAGCAGATCAATATGCAGATTTTGAAGTTATTGGTATCATGATTCCTCAAAATTCTACATATTTGGATCTTCTACATATAATAGCACAAGAAATACAagtaaatttggaaaaacagaATATTGAGATAAAATATCAAGTAAAGATTCAGTATCCACCACTCAAAATCAGTGATGATTCAAGCTTCAGATTTTACTTAGAAATCAAGAAAAAGGAAATCGACTTCACTATGTATCCTCTCTGCATAGTAGTTATCAGTGATACTAGCCAGATACAGACAATTCTTCCAGATGCATCAGCAAGTATTTCAACAGCTATTTCAGAATCAAACAGAGACCAAGATACCATATCGATACACGATagatacatgtttgatacattCGACGAAATAGGTCAGTATACAAAACTTCTTGCAATTGATACAATAGACTGTAACGATGATCAAAATCAAGAATCAGTATCAGATCCACTACAAGATATAAATCTGACAGTTGGAAAAACTTTCAAAGATAAAGCTACTCTTCAAGCATGCTTACGACTTCATGCAATCAATAATCACTACCAACAAAAGACAGTTAAATCATGCCAAAAGAACATTTTTGTAAAATGTATCGATGATACATGTCAATGGTATATGAAAGCGTCAATTAATGTTCACACAAAACAGTTCATCATTCGTAAACAAGACATGAACCACACATGCCCGATGGAGACCAGATTCAGCAATCAAAAACAAGCATCAGCATCACACATAGCGGCATCCATCAAAATGAAGTATCTCAATGTCAAAGCAACATACACACCAGTAGATATAAGGAATGATATGCAGACTTTACATGGAGTCAAGATCAGTTATATGATGGCTTGGAGATCAAGAGAATTGGCATTTGAAATGTTAAGAGGAAAGCCTTGTGAATCTTACAAATCGCTGCCTACTTTTTTATATATGCTTGGAACTAGAAACCCGGGATCTAGCATAGACATACAATTGAGAGATGACAGCACATTTTTGTATGTATTTACAGCATTAAAAGCTTCAATTACAGGATGGCAGTATTGCAAACCAGTAATTGTAGTTGATGCTACATTCTTGAAGGCAACATTTGGTGGCACACTTCTTGTTGCAACAGCTCAAGATGCAGCTGGAAAGCTGTTTCCTCTAGCATTTTCTGCTGTGGATTCAGAAAATGATGACTCATGGCATTATTTCTTCACTAAAATAAAACGGGCCTTTGGAACAAGAGAAGGTATCTGCATTGTATCAGATAGACATCTCAGCATAGAGTCAGCTATTAAAAGGATTTATCCTGAAGCTACTCATGGCGTATGCATGTTTCACCTTCTCAATAACCTCAAGACAAATTTCAAGAGAAATGCCAAGAAACTTAAAGAACCTTTCTTTGCAGCAGCAAGAGCATACACTGAGGTTGAATTTGACTACCACATGAAAGTGTTGGACAGCTTAGATGCTCGAGTAAGACCATTTCTTCAgcaaatcaaatatgaaaggtGGTCAAGGGTACATTCTCTCAAAAACAGGTATAAAACTATGACATCTAATTTAGCTGAATCATTAAACGCAGCAATATTTCATGCAAGAGAACTGCCGATCACAGCCTTATTTATGCACCTACATGACCTCCAACAAGAGTACTCATACAAACACAGAAAAATTGTTATCGATACAGTCACAACACTTTCAACCATCCATGAAGATATACTTCTGCAAAATTACATTAATTCACTGAAACTACAG GTGAAACCATCTTCAGATGATATCATAACAGTTCTCGAGAATGGTAAAAAGTACACAGTCAACATGGTCGAGAGAACATGTACATGCAAAAAGTTTGATATCGATGAAATTCCTTGTAAACATGCCATAGCATTTCTAGCCGACAAGAAGATTGAACCTTATGCGTACTGCTCAAGATACTATACAAATGCAGCTATGTTAGCGACATATTCTGAAACTGTATATCCATTGGAGAAGGAAGAAGAATGGATTATTCCAGAACATATCAAGAACATGATTGTCAAACCACCCCAACATAGAACACGAACTGGAAGGCCTAAAAAGGGTAGGTACCAGTCAAAGTGGGGAAATCCGAAAAACGATCCGAATCAAGGGCAATGTGGAAAATGCGGACACGCTGGACATAATAGGAAGACATGCCGAAACAAGCCAAAAGATACCTAG
- the LOC126669774 gene encoding probable methyltransferase PMT3 — MRGRSDGSQKKRLITSVCVVAIFLGFVYFYYGSIFGSQEYGNKLRKLGSPYFGGDDDSDGKQDETMKFGQEDGEDVIVPKSFPVCDDRHSELIPCLDRHLIYQMRMKLDLSLMEHYERHCPPPERRYNCLIPPPSGYKIPIKWPKSRDEVWKANIPHTHLAHEKSDQNWMVVKGDKISFPGGGTHFHYGADKYIAAIANMLNFSNDNLNNEGRLRTVLDVGCGVASFGAYLLSSEIITMSLAPNDVHQNQIQFALERGIPAYLGVLGTKRLPYPSRSFELAHCSRCRIDWLQRDGILLLELDRLLRPGGYFAYSSPEAYAQDEEDLRIWKEMSTLVERMCWRIASKKNQTVIWQKPLTNDCYHQREPGTQPPLCRSDDDPDAVGSVPMEACITPYSDHDHKFKGSGLAPWPARLTSPPPRLADFGYSNEMFEKDTELWKHRVENYWNLMSPKIESNTLRNLMDMKANLGSFGAALRGKDVWVMNVVAEDGPKTMKVIYDRGLIGAVHNWCEAFSTYPRTYDLLHASTVFSDIEKKGCSAEDLLLEMDRILRPSGFIIIRDKQSVVDFVKKYLVALHWEAVATADSSSESDGDGDETVFIIQKKLWITSESLRDEE; from the exons ATGAGGGGAAGATCTGATGGGAGCCAGAAGAAGCGATTGATCACTTCTGTGTGTGTGGTGGCAATCTTTCTTGgatttgtatatttttactaTGGATCCATCTTTGGCTCTCAAGAATACGGTAACAAGTTGAGAAAACTTGGGTCACCTTATTTTGGTGGGGATGATGATTCTGATGGAAAACAAGATGAAACAATGAAATTTGGCCAGGAAGATGGAGAGGATGTTATTGTACCAAAGAGCTTCCCT GTTTGTGATGATCGGCATTCGGAACTCATTCCCTGCCTAGACAGGCACCTTATATATCAAATGAGAATGAAGCTGGATCTCTCTTTGATGGAACACTACGAACGACATTGCCCTCCTCCTGAAAGGCGGTACAATTGCTTGATTCCTCCTCCATCGGGGTACAAG ATCCCAATTAAATGGCCTAAAAGTAGAGATGAAGTATGGAAAGCAAACATTCCTCATACCCACCTTGCACATGAGAAATCTGATCAAAactggatggttgttaaaggaGACAAAATTTCGTTTCCTGGAGGTGGCACGCACTTTCACTATGGAGCTGATAAATATATTGCTGCAATTGCAAAT ATGCTTAACTTCTCAAACGATAACTTAAACAATGAAGGAAGGCTGAGAACAGTTCTGGATGTTGGTTGTGGTGTCGCTAGTTTCGGTGCTTATCTTTTGTCATCTGAGATCATTACGATGTCCTTGGCACCTAATGATGTTCATCAAAACCAAATTCAGTTTGCCCTGGAAAGAGGAATTCCTGCATATCTTGGTGTTTTGGGGACCAAGAGACTCCCTTACCCAAGCAGATCTTTCGAGCTTGCCCATTGTTCACGTTGTAGAATAGACTGGCTTCAAAGAGATGGTATCCTTCTTCTCGAGCTTGATCGTTTACTTAGACCAGGAGGCTATTTTGCATACTCCTCTCCTGAAGCTTATGCACAAGATGAAGAAGATCTTAGGATTTGGAAAGAAATGAGCACCCTTGTGGAACGAATGTGTTGGAGAATAGCTTCTAAGAAAAACCAAACTGTCATTTGGCAAAAACCTCTGACAAATGATTGTTACCATCAAAGAGAACCTGGCACACAACCTCCTCTTTGTCGGTCTGATGATGATCCAGATGCAGTCGGGTCTGTGCCTATGGAAGCTTGCATTACTCCTTACTCTGATC ATGACCATAAATTTAAGGGAAGTGGTTTGGCTCCTTGGCCAGCTAGATTGACTTCTCCTCCTCCTCGACTTGCTGATTTTGGCTATTCTAATGAAATGTTTGAGAAGGATACA GAACTTTGGAAACATAGAGTAGAGAATTATTGGAATCTCATGAGTCCAAAGATAGAATCGAACACTCTGCGGAACTTGATGGACATGAAAGCAAATTTAGGGTCATTTGGAGCTGCTCTTAGAGGGAAAGATGTTTGGGTTATGAATGTTGTCGCTGAAGATGGACCAAAGACGATGAAGGTGATATACGATAGAGGATTGATTGGCGCTGTTCACAACTG GTGTGAAGCTTTTTCGACATATCCCAGGACTTACGATTTGCTGCATGCTTCAACGGTCTTTTCCGACATTGAGAAGAAAGGGTGTAGTGCTGAAGATTTGCTACTAGAGATGGATCGCATTCTCAGACCTAGCGGTTTTATAATCATTCGCGACAAACAATCAGTGGTagattttgtaaagaaatatCTAGTGGCATTGCATTGGGAAGCTGTAGCAACAGCTGATTCGAGTTCCGAATCAGACGGTGATGGAGATGAAACTGTGTTTATTATCCAAAAGAAATTATGGATAACAAGTGAAAGTCTCAGAGATGAAGaatag